The Peptostreptococcaceae bacterium genome has a window encoding:
- a CDS encoding IreB family regulatory phosphoprotein, protein MDMNDQYTMKYDVGSDNEAETREIIDVAYEALKEKGYNPVNQIVGYLLSGDPTYITSHKDARKMIKRLERDEIMEELLKAYLEK, encoded by the coding sequence TGAATGATCAATATACCATGAAGTATGATGTTGGAAGCGACAATGAAGCCGAAACAAGGGAAATTATTGACGTAGCCTACGAAGCGCTTAAAGAAAAGGGATATAATCCCGTGAATCAGATTGTCGGATATTTACTTTCAGGAGACCCAACATATATTACAAGTCACAAGGATGCGAGAAAAATGATAAAGAGACTTGAACGAGATGAAATAATGGAAGAACTTTTAAAGGCATATTTGGAGAAATAA
- the ruvX gene encoding Holliday junction resolvase RuvX: MGLDVGDKTIGVSVSDELFWTAQALKTIKRKSKKKDLYILRGIIEEKNVGKIVVGLPFNMNGTLGPQGEKVKDFVAWIESKVDIECVYEDERLTTAMAERYLIEADMSRKKRKEVIDTVAAMHILQSYLDRTKRGD; encoded by the coding sequence ATGGGTTTGGATGTCGGCGACAAGACAATAGGGGTATCGGTTAGTGATGAGTTGTTTTGGACGGCTCAAGCATTGAAGACAATAAAGAGAAAGAGCAAGAAAAAGGATTTATATATCCTGAGGGGTATAATAGAAGAAAAGAATGTTGGAAAAATTGTCGTCGGTTTACCGTTCAATATGAATGGAACTTTAGGGCCTCAAGGCGAAAAGGTTAAGGATTTTGTTGCTTGGATTGAGAGTAAAGTCGATATTGAGTGCGTTTACGAGGATGAGAGATTGACAACAGCAATGGCTGAACGATATTTGATAGAGGCGGATATGTCTAGAAAGAAAAGAAAAGAAGTGATTGATACGGTTGCTGCTATGCATATTCTGCAATCATATCTTGACAGAACAAAAAGAGGTGATTAA
- a CDS encoding DUF1292 domain-containing protein: MVDKIIELIDEENNTKKFELIEMVEYDDKNFAILAPVEGSQDDAIVCEIIDKGSELIIKPIEDQKLLDIIEDIYDEMN, encoded by the coding sequence ATGGTTGATAAAATAATCGAACTCATCGACGAGGAAAACAATACGAAAAAGTTTGAATTAATAGAGATGGTCGAGTATGATGATAAAAATTTTGCGATTCTTGCACCGGTTGAAGGCTCACAGGACGATGCAATTGTATGCGAAATTATCGATAAAGGAAGCGAGCTGATTATTAAACCAATCGAGGACCAAAAGTTATTGGATATAATCGAAGAT
- a CDS encoding aldo/keto reductase, which yields MEYKKLGNTDLLVSRLCFGSLTMSPLQRNLTPKEGGLLIEKAYEKGVNFIDTADLYDNYEHIKTGMENIGKNNLIISSKAYAYDRKTAEKTLTRALKSLKRDYIDIFMLHEQESIHTIRGHWDAIEYFMEMRDKGYIRALGLSTHHVAGVIGANMHEVFQVIHPICNYKGLGIQDGTIEDMLDVLQASKKAGKGIYGMKPLGGGNLISHIDEAFAFALDQDVMDSFAIGMQSIEEIDDNVNRFEGKISNETILSEIKKRDRHLHIADWCRRCGKCVEACKQDALTMGPDGVEIDEDLCVLCGYCSAYCPDFCIKII from the coding sequence ATGGAATATAAAAAACTTGGAAATACAGACTTGCTTGTTTCAAGGTTGTGTTTCGGAAGCCTGACCATGAGCCCTTTACAGCGTAATCTTACTCCTAAAGAGGGAGGTTTGCTTATAGAAAAGGCCTATGAAAAAGGTGTTAATTTTATTGATACAGCGGACTTATATGACAACTATGAACACATTAAAACCGGAATGGAAAATATAGGAAAGAATAATCTAATTATTTCTAGCAAGGCATATGCTTATGATAGAAAAACTGCCGAGAAAACATTGACAAGGGCCTTGAAATCTTTAAAAAGAGATTATATAGATATATTTATGTTGCACGAACAGGAAAGCATCCATACAATAAGAGGCCATTGGGATGCAATCGAGTATTTTATGGAAATGCGTGATAAAGGCTATATAAGGGCTTTGGGTCTTTCTACACACCATGTTGCGGGAGTGATAGGAGCCAACATGCACGAAGTCTTTCAGGTAATACATCCAATTTGCAATTATAAAGGCTTGGGAATACAGGATGGCACAATTGAAGACATGTTGGATGTACTACAAGCTTCGAAAAAAGCGGGAAAAGGAATATACGGTATGAAACCGCTGGGAGGCGGCAATTTAATAAGCCATATAGACGAAGCTTTTGCATTTGCATTAGACCAAGATGTCATGGATTCCTTTGCAATTGGAATGCAGAGTATTGAAGAGATAGATGACAATGTAAATCGTTTCGAAGGAAAGATCTCAAATGAAACGATTTTATCTGAAATAAAAAAACGGGACAGGCACTTGCATATTGCAGATTGGTGCAGGCGTTGCGGCAAATGTGTTGAAGCATGCAAGCAGGATGCTCTTACAATGGGACCTGATGGTGTTGAAATTGATGAAGACTTATGCGTTCTTTGTGGTTATTGTAGCGCATATTGCCCTGACTTTTGCATAAAGATAATTTGA